A genomic stretch from Tenrec ecaudatus isolate mTenEca1 chromosome X, mTenEca1.hap1, whole genome shotgun sequence includes:
- the ARAF gene encoding serine/threonine-protein kinase A-Raf isoform X2, which produces MELPRAPPANGAEPSRAVGTVKVYLPNKQRTVVTVRDGMSVYDSLDKALKVRGLNQDCCVVYRLIKGRKTVTAWDTAIAPLDGEELIVEVLEDVPLTMHNFVRKTFFSLAFCDFCLKFLFHGFRCQTCGYKFHQHCSSKVPTVCVDMSTSRQHIYHSVQDLSGVPRQQEAPANRAQNEPLTPPGPSSCTKHRDPEHFSFPIPANAPLQRIRSTSTPNVHMVSTAAPTDSSLIQLTAQSFSTDAAGTRGGGGGDGAPRGNPSLASMSSGRKSPHSKSPSEQRERKSLADDKKKVKNLGYRDSGCYWEVPPSEVQLLKRIGTGSFGTVFRGRWHGDVAVKVLKVAQPTAEQAQAFKNEMQVLRKTRHVNILLFMGFMTRPGFAIITQWCEGSSLYHHLHVADTRFDMVQLIDVARQTAQGMDYLHAKNIIHRDLKSNNIFLHEGLTVKIGDFGLATVKTRWSGAQPLEQPSGSVLWMAAEVIRMQDPNPYSFQSDVYAYGVVLYELMTGSLPYSHIGSRDQIIFMVGRGYLSPDLSKISSNCPKAMRRLLSDCLKFQREERPLFPQILATIELLQRSLPKIERSASEPSLHRTQADELPACLLSAARLVP; this is translated from the exons ATGGAGCTGCCACGGGCGCCCCCTGCCAACGGGGCTGAGCCATCCCGGGCAGTGGGCACGGTCAAAGTCTACCTGCCCAACAAGCAGCGCACGGTG gtgACCGTCCGGGATggcatgagtgtctatgactcTCTAGACAAGGCCCTTAAGGTACGGGGTCTCAATCAGGACTGCTGCGTGGTCTACCGACTCATCAAGGG GCGAAAGACGGTCACTGCCTGGGACACAGCCATCGCCCCTTTGGATGGCGAGGAGCTCATTGTCGAGGTCCTGGAAGATGTTCCGCTGACCATGCACAATTTT GTACGGAAGACATTCTTTAGCCTGGCATTCTGCGACTTCTGCCTTAAGTTTCTGTTCCACGGCTTCCGCTGCCAAACCTGTGGCTACAAGTTCCACCAGCATTGCTCCTCCAAGGTCCCCACAGTCTGTGTCGACATGAGCACCAGCCGCCAACA TATCTACCACAGTGTCCAGGATTTGTCAGGAGTCCCCAGACAACAAGAGGCGCCTGCAAACCGTGCCCAGAATGAGCCACTAACCCCTCCAGGTCCCAG CTCCTGCACCAAGCACCGTGACCCTGAGCACTTCTCCTTCCCCATCCCGGCCAATGCCCCACTCCAGCGTATTCGTTCCACGTCCACTCCCAATGTTCATATGGTCAGCACCGCAGCCCCCACGGACTCCAGCCTCATCCAG CTCACGGCCCAGAGTTTCAGCACTGATG CTGCTGGTactagaggtggaggtggtggtgatggagccccccgggggaaccccagcctagccAGCATGTCCTCGGGGAGGAAGTCCCCACATTCCAAGTCGCCTTCAGAGCAGCGGGAGCGGAAGTCCTTGGCTGATGACAAGAAGAAAGTG AAGAACCTGGGCTATCGGGACTCCGGCTGTTACTGGGAGGTGCCACCCAGCGAGGTGCAGCTGCTGAAGAGGATTGGGACAGGTTCCTTTGGCACGGTGTTCCGTGGACGGTGGCACGGCGATGTGGCTGTGAAGGTGCTCAAGGTAGCCCAACCCACAGCCGAGCAGGCCCAGGCCTTCAAGAACGAGATGCAGGTGCTCAG GAAGACACGGCATGTCAACATCTTGCTGTTCATGGGCTTCATGACGCGGCCAGGGTTTGCCATCATCACACAGTGGTGTGAGGGCTCCAGCCTGTACCACCATCTACATGTGGCTGACACACGCTTCGACATGGTGCAGCTCATAGATGTGGCCCGGCAGACTGCCCAGGGCATGGA ctaTCTCCATGCCAAGAACATCATCCACCGCGATCTGAAGTCTAACA ACATCTTCCTACATGAGGGGCTCACAGTAAAGATCGGTGACTTCGGCCTGGCCACAGTGAAGACTCGGTGGAGTGGAGCCCAACCACTGGAGCAGCCTTCCGGCTCCGTTCTTTGGATG GCAGCTGAGGTGATCCGGATGCAGGACCCCAACCCCTACAGCTTCCAGTCAGACGTCTACGCCTATGGAGTTGTGCTCTATGAGCTCATGACTGGCTCACTGCCTTACAGCCACATTGGCAGCCGTGACCAG ATTATCTTTATGGTTGGTCGTGGCTATCTGTCCCCGGACCTCAGCAAAATCTCCAGCAACTGCCCCAAGGCTATGCGTCGCCTGCTGTCTGACTGCCTCAAGTTCCAGCGGGAGGAGCGACCTCTCTTCCCCCAG ATCCTGGCCACGATTGAGCTGCTGCAACGATCACTCCCCAAGATTGAGCGGAGTGCCTCTGAGCCCTCCTTGCACCGAACCCAGGCCGAtgagttgcctgcctgcctactcagTGCAGCCCGCCTTGTGCCTTAG
- the ARAF gene encoding serine/threonine-protein kinase A-Raf isoform X1 — protein sequence MELPRAPPANGAEPSRAVGTVKVYLPNKQRTVVTVRDGMSVYDSLDKALKVRGLNQDCCVVYRLIKGRKTVTAWDTAIAPLDGEELIVEVLEDVPLTMHNFVRKTFFSLAFCDFCLKFLFHGFRCQTCGYKFHQHCSSKVPTVCVDMSTSRQHIYHSVQDLSGVPRQQEAPANRAQNEPLTPPGPSLSPGSSCTKHRDPEHFSFPIPANAPLQRIRSTSTPNVHMVSTAAPTDSSLIQLTAQSFSTDAAGTRGGGGGDGAPRGNPSLASMSSGRKSPHSKSPSEQRERKSLADDKKKVKNLGYRDSGCYWEVPPSEVQLLKRIGTGSFGTVFRGRWHGDVAVKVLKVAQPTAEQAQAFKNEMQVLRKTRHVNILLFMGFMTRPGFAIITQWCEGSSLYHHLHVADTRFDMVQLIDVARQTAQGMDYLHAKNIIHRDLKSNNIFLHEGLTVKIGDFGLATVKTRWSGAQPLEQPSGSVLWMAAEVIRMQDPNPYSFQSDVYAYGVVLYELMTGSLPYSHIGSRDQIIFMVGRGYLSPDLSKISSNCPKAMRRLLSDCLKFQREERPLFPQILATIELLQRSLPKIERSASEPSLHRTQADELPACLLSAARLVP from the exons ATGGAGCTGCCACGGGCGCCCCCTGCCAACGGGGCTGAGCCATCCCGGGCAGTGGGCACGGTCAAAGTCTACCTGCCCAACAAGCAGCGCACGGTG gtgACCGTCCGGGATggcatgagtgtctatgactcTCTAGACAAGGCCCTTAAGGTACGGGGTCTCAATCAGGACTGCTGCGTGGTCTACCGACTCATCAAGGG GCGAAAGACGGTCACTGCCTGGGACACAGCCATCGCCCCTTTGGATGGCGAGGAGCTCATTGTCGAGGTCCTGGAAGATGTTCCGCTGACCATGCACAATTTT GTACGGAAGACATTCTTTAGCCTGGCATTCTGCGACTTCTGCCTTAAGTTTCTGTTCCACGGCTTCCGCTGCCAAACCTGTGGCTACAAGTTCCACCAGCATTGCTCCTCCAAGGTCCCCACAGTCTGTGTCGACATGAGCACCAGCCGCCAACA TATCTACCACAGTGTCCAGGATTTGTCAGGAGTCCCCAGACAACAAGAGGCGCCTGCAAACCGTGCCCAGAATGAGCCACTAACCCCTCCAGGTCCCAG CCTTTCTCCTGGCAGCTCCTGCACCAAGCACCGTGACCCTGAGCACTTCTCCTTCCCCATCCCGGCCAATGCCCCACTCCAGCGTATTCGTTCCACGTCCACTCCCAATGTTCATATGGTCAGCACCGCAGCCCCCACGGACTCCAGCCTCATCCAG CTCACGGCCCAGAGTTTCAGCACTGATG CTGCTGGTactagaggtggaggtggtggtgatggagccccccgggggaaccccagcctagccAGCATGTCCTCGGGGAGGAAGTCCCCACATTCCAAGTCGCCTTCAGAGCAGCGGGAGCGGAAGTCCTTGGCTGATGACAAGAAGAAAGTG AAGAACCTGGGCTATCGGGACTCCGGCTGTTACTGGGAGGTGCCACCCAGCGAGGTGCAGCTGCTGAAGAGGATTGGGACAGGTTCCTTTGGCACGGTGTTCCGTGGACGGTGGCACGGCGATGTGGCTGTGAAGGTGCTCAAGGTAGCCCAACCCACAGCCGAGCAGGCCCAGGCCTTCAAGAACGAGATGCAGGTGCTCAG GAAGACACGGCATGTCAACATCTTGCTGTTCATGGGCTTCATGACGCGGCCAGGGTTTGCCATCATCACACAGTGGTGTGAGGGCTCCAGCCTGTACCACCATCTACATGTGGCTGACACACGCTTCGACATGGTGCAGCTCATAGATGTGGCCCGGCAGACTGCCCAGGGCATGGA ctaTCTCCATGCCAAGAACATCATCCACCGCGATCTGAAGTCTAACA ACATCTTCCTACATGAGGGGCTCACAGTAAAGATCGGTGACTTCGGCCTGGCCACAGTGAAGACTCGGTGGAGTGGAGCCCAACCACTGGAGCAGCCTTCCGGCTCCGTTCTTTGGATG GCAGCTGAGGTGATCCGGATGCAGGACCCCAACCCCTACAGCTTCCAGTCAGACGTCTACGCCTATGGAGTTGTGCTCTATGAGCTCATGACTGGCTCACTGCCTTACAGCCACATTGGCAGCCGTGACCAG ATTATCTTTATGGTTGGTCGTGGCTATCTGTCCCCGGACCTCAGCAAAATCTCCAGCAACTGCCCCAAGGCTATGCGTCGCCTGCTGTCTGACTGCCTCAAGTTCCAGCGGGAGGAGCGACCTCTCTTCCCCCAG ATCCTGGCCACGATTGAGCTGCTGCAACGATCACTCCCCAAGATTGAGCGGAGTGCCTCTGAGCCCTCCTTGCACCGAACCCAGGCCGAtgagttgcctgcctgcctactcagTGCAGCCCGCCTTGTGCCTTAG
- the ARAF gene encoding serine/threonine-protein kinase A-Raf isoform X3 produces the protein MELPRAPPANGAEPSRAVGTVKVYLPNKQRTVVTVRDGMSVYDSLDKALKVRGLNQDCCVVYRLIKGRKTVTAWDTAIAPLDGEELIVEVLEDVPLTMHNFVRKTFFSLAFCDFCLKFLFHGFRCQTCGYKFHQHCSSKVPTVCVDMSTSRQHIYHSVQDLSGVPRQQEAPANRAQNEPLTPPGPSLSPGSSCTKHRDPEHFSFPIPANAPLQRIRSTSTPNVHMVSTAAPTDSSLIQLTAQSFSTDAAGTRGGGGGDGAPRGNPSLASMSSGRKSPHSKSPSEQRERKSLADDKKKVKNLGYRDSGCYWEVPPSEVQLLKRIGTGSFGTVFRGRWHGDVAVKVLKVAQPTAEQAQAFKNEMQVLRKTRHVNILLFMGFMTRPGFAIITQWCEGSSLYHHLHVADTRFDMVQLIDVARQTAQGMDYLHAKNIIHRDLKSNNIFLHEGLTVKIGDFGLATVKTRWSGAQPLEQPSGSVLWMIIFMVGRGYLSPDLSKISSNCPKAMRRLLSDCLKFQREERPLFPQILATIELLQRSLPKIERSASEPSLHRTQADELPACLLSAARLVP, from the exons ATGGAGCTGCCACGGGCGCCCCCTGCCAACGGGGCTGAGCCATCCCGGGCAGTGGGCACGGTCAAAGTCTACCTGCCCAACAAGCAGCGCACGGTG gtgACCGTCCGGGATggcatgagtgtctatgactcTCTAGACAAGGCCCTTAAGGTACGGGGTCTCAATCAGGACTGCTGCGTGGTCTACCGACTCATCAAGGG GCGAAAGACGGTCACTGCCTGGGACACAGCCATCGCCCCTTTGGATGGCGAGGAGCTCATTGTCGAGGTCCTGGAAGATGTTCCGCTGACCATGCACAATTTT GTACGGAAGACATTCTTTAGCCTGGCATTCTGCGACTTCTGCCTTAAGTTTCTGTTCCACGGCTTCCGCTGCCAAACCTGTGGCTACAAGTTCCACCAGCATTGCTCCTCCAAGGTCCCCACAGTCTGTGTCGACATGAGCACCAGCCGCCAACA TATCTACCACAGTGTCCAGGATTTGTCAGGAGTCCCCAGACAACAAGAGGCGCCTGCAAACCGTGCCCAGAATGAGCCACTAACCCCTCCAGGTCCCAG CCTTTCTCCTGGCAGCTCCTGCACCAAGCACCGTGACCCTGAGCACTTCTCCTTCCCCATCCCGGCCAATGCCCCACTCCAGCGTATTCGTTCCACGTCCACTCCCAATGTTCATATGGTCAGCACCGCAGCCCCCACGGACTCCAGCCTCATCCAG CTCACGGCCCAGAGTTTCAGCACTGATG CTGCTGGTactagaggtggaggtggtggtgatggagccccccgggggaaccccagcctagccAGCATGTCCTCGGGGAGGAAGTCCCCACATTCCAAGTCGCCTTCAGAGCAGCGGGAGCGGAAGTCCTTGGCTGATGACAAGAAGAAAGTG AAGAACCTGGGCTATCGGGACTCCGGCTGTTACTGGGAGGTGCCACCCAGCGAGGTGCAGCTGCTGAAGAGGATTGGGACAGGTTCCTTTGGCACGGTGTTCCGTGGACGGTGGCACGGCGATGTGGCTGTGAAGGTGCTCAAGGTAGCCCAACCCACAGCCGAGCAGGCCCAGGCCTTCAAGAACGAGATGCAGGTGCTCAG GAAGACACGGCATGTCAACATCTTGCTGTTCATGGGCTTCATGACGCGGCCAGGGTTTGCCATCATCACACAGTGGTGTGAGGGCTCCAGCCTGTACCACCATCTACATGTGGCTGACACACGCTTCGACATGGTGCAGCTCATAGATGTGGCCCGGCAGACTGCCCAGGGCATGGA ctaTCTCCATGCCAAGAACATCATCCACCGCGATCTGAAGTCTAACA ACATCTTCCTACATGAGGGGCTCACAGTAAAGATCGGTGACTTCGGCCTGGCCACAGTGAAGACTCGGTGGAGTGGAGCCCAACCACTGGAGCAGCCTTCCGGCTCCGTTCTTTGGATG ATTATCTTTATGGTTGGTCGTGGCTATCTGTCCCCGGACCTCAGCAAAATCTCCAGCAACTGCCCCAAGGCTATGCGTCGCCTGCTGTCTGACTGCCTCAAGTTCCAGCGGGAGGAGCGACCTCTCTTCCCCCAG ATCCTGGCCACGATTGAGCTGCTGCAACGATCACTCCCCAAGATTGAGCGGAGTGCCTCTGAGCCCTCCTTGCACCGAACCCAGGCCGAtgagttgcctgcctgcctactcagTGCAGCCCGCCTTGTGCCTTAG